In the genome of Streptomyces sp. Q6, the window CGCACGATGTCCTGGAGTTCGTACGAGGGGACGCGCCACCGGCGTGAGCCGCGGACGACCACGACGCCCTCGGTCGGCTCGGTGATGTGCGAGCGCAGGGCGCGCCGCAGCACCTCGGCCATCCGGGCGTCGCCCTTGATCACCGCGGCGGCGGAGTCGTCGGTGCCGCGCACCTCCACCTGGGTCCCCTGGGCGACGAGGTCGTCGACGGTGGCCTGCTTGACCTCCAACTCGCCGAGCGCGGGCAGCACTTGCTCGATGTAGTGCAGGAACGACTTGTTCGGCCCGATGACGAGGGTGCCGGTGCGGGCGAGCCGCTCGCGGTGCGCGTACAGCAGGTAGGCGACACGGTGCAGGCCGACGGCGGTCTTTCCGGTGCCGGGGCCGCCCTGGACGCAGACGGATCCGGCGAGGCCGCTGCGGACGATCTCGTCCTGCTCGGGCTGGATGGTCGCCACGATGTCGCGCATCGGGCCGACGCGCGGCCGCTCGATCTCCTGCTGGAGCAGGGCGCTGGTGCGGGCCACTTCCTCCGGGTCGGAGAGGTGCTCGTCCTCGTACGCGGTGAGCTCGCCGCCGGTGTAGCCGAAGCGGCGGCGCAGCGCGACGTCCATCGGGTCCTTCTTGGAGGCCCGGTAGAACGGCTGCGAGACGGGCGCGCGCCAGTCGATGACCATGGGGTCGCCATCGCCGTCGTGGACGTGCCTGCGCCCGATGTAGAACTGCTCACCCTCGGCGCCTTCGGCCCGGTCGGCGCCGGGCGCGTGCAGGTAGTCGAGCCGGCCGAAGAACAGCGGGGTGTGGCTGAGGTCGGCCAGCGCCTTGATCCGCTCGTCGATCTGGCGCTGGAGCACCTCGGCGTTCACCCAGTTCGCGGTGACGTCGCGGATGTCGAGCGACTGGGCGTCCTCGCGCATGGCGCGCAGGGCGGCGCGGGACGACACGAGGTGCGCGCGCTCGCGGTCGAGCGGTGACGTGCTCACGGGGTTCTGCCTCCGGCTCCGAGGTACGGGTACGCAACGGGTCCGGCCGGTTTCCGTCCGGTCGGCGGCGCGCTCCGGCTTCGACACGGGCGAAGGGAGGCGGGGAAGACGGGGAGTGTACGGGACGGATGGGTGCCGATGCCAACGGTTTTCCCCGCCGTGCGGGCCACCCGGGTGGTCGCCCCGGGTTCCCTAGGGGACGGGTCCCCCGGGGGTCGTACGAGGGTTACACCCTGGGGCCGATGTGCACGGTATGCCCGAATCGCATGCTGGAAGCATGACGACAGCGACCATCACCCCGGCCCCGTCCGGCGCCACAGCGGCGACGGGCACCCACCGCCCGCACCGCGTCGGCGACGCGGTGCGGGCGATCCGAGTCTTCGCGAGCGCGGCGTTCAGCGTGGCGATCCTGGGCACGACGGACCCGGCGACGCTCCGCGCGGCGGGCGTCGTGAAGCGCCCTGACCCGGCGCGGGACCCCCGCACGGCTCACCCGAACAGGTTCAGCTCCGCCTCCGCGACCCCGGCCAGCTCGTACCGCGCGCCGACCACGGGCCGCCCCGAGTACAGCCGCAGCAGCACGCCCGCACCGCCGATGTACCGCGCGGGGGGCTTGTCGCCCGGGGCCGCGCCCAGCACCAGCGGGGCGTCCAGGTCGTCCACGTCCGCGTGGAGCGCCACGTGCCCCCGGTCCCGGCTGATCCGCACCAGCAGCTCCAGCGCGAGCGGCAGCCCGGCGCCCGCGTACGCCCCCGGCTCGCCGAAGGCCTCCCGTACGTCGCCCGCGTGGATCCACTCCCCGAGCGCCACCCCGTCCAGGACGCCGCCCGCCTTCGCGATCGCCGCGCCCGCCTCGGTCATCCCGCGCTCCAGCTCGTCCACGATCTCCTGGTTCGACCGGCCGGACCGTTCGGCGATGTCCCGGTCGTTGCACTCGGGGCTGAAGACCCCCTTCTCGAACCGGCTCTCCACCACGCGTATCAGCGCGGCCGAGCAGTGGGCGAGCACATGCCGCACCGTCCACCCCGGACACGCGGTCCGCAGCGCGAAGTCCGTGTCGGGCCGCGCCCTCAGCAGGGGGATCAGGACGTCCCGTTCCGCGGTCAGGAGCCGTCCGGGCAGTTCCGGGTCCCGCATGTCGTCTCGTACGGCATCTGTCGTCATGACCACACGGTAGGGCGCCCGCCGCCCGCGACGAAGGGACAACTGCCTTCCGGTGCCGCCCCGTTGGGCCGGGCCGGACGACCCGCCGGCCCCACACCCCCGGGGGGTGTGCGACGGCGGGCCGTCCCCCTGTCCGCCGCCGGTTAAGGTCGTCCCATGACCGAGCTGCGTGAGCGCTGGGCCCGCACCCTGCGGGCGACGACCGGCACCCCGGACATCGACCCGTACCCGTACGCCGACAACCTGCTGGCCCGCTGGGCGGAGCCGCAGCGCCGCTACCACACCACGGCGCACCTCCAGGCGGTCCTCGACCACGTCGACGCCCTGGCCGAGCACGCGGACGACCCCGACCTCGTCCGTCTCGCGGCCTGGTTCCACGACGCGGTGTACCGGCCGGACCGCTCCGAGAACGAGGAGCGCTCGGCCGTCCTGGCCGAACGCGCCCTGCACGAAGCGGGACTGGCGCGGGAGCGGGTCGACGAGGTCGCGCGCCTGGTCCGCCTCACGACCACCCACGACCCGGCCGACGGCGACACGAACGGCGAGGCCCTGTGCGACGCCGACCTGGCGATCCTCGCCTCGGACGCGCAGACGTACGCCGCGTACACGAGGGCGGTCCGCGAGGAGTACGCGTTCGTCCCCGACGAGGCGTTCCGCGCGGGCCGGGCGGCGGTCCTGGGCCAACTCCTCGACCTGCCACGGCTGTTCAGGACCCCGCACGGGGTGAAGCACTGGGAGTCGGCGGCCCGCGAGAACCTGGGGACGGAACTCGACCTGCTCCAGGGCCCCCAGTAGCGCCCACAGCAACGGGGAACAGAACGAACCAGACCGGCGCGAAACGGCATCACTCGGACCTCCCCGGCGCGACCCTCCGGACCAAGCCCTCCCGGGAATGCCACGCCCGCGCCCCCGGTTGACCCCTTACATGCCGCCTCAGCCCGCCCCCGCCCCCACCCGCATGCCCCTGGCCGTCTACATCCTCGGCCTCAGCGTCTTCGCTCTCGGCACGAGCGAGTTCATGCTCTCCGGCCTGCTCCCCGCGGTCGCCGACGACATGGACGTCACCATTCCGCAGGCCGGTCTGCTGATCTCGGCCTTCGCGATCGGCATGGTGGTCGGCGCCCCGCTCCTCGCGGTGGCGACCTTGCGCCTGCCCCGCCGCACCACCCTCATCGCGCTGATCACGGTCTTCGGCCTCGGCCAGATCGCGGGCGCGCTCGCCCCGTCGTACGCCGTCCTCTTCGCGTCCCGTGTCGTCTCGGCGCTGGCCTGCGCCGGTTTCTGGGCCGTGGGCGCGGCGGTCGCCATCGCGATGGTGCCGGTGAACCAGCGGGCCCGCGCGATGGCCGTGATGATCGGCGGCCTGTCGATCGCGAACGTGCTGGGCGTCCCGGCGGGCGCCTTCCTCGGCGACGGGCTCGGCTGGCGGGCCGCGTTCTGGGCGGTGGGCGCGGCCTCCGCGGTCGCCCTGGTCGGTATCGTCACGCTGGTCCCCGCGATCCCGCTCCCGGCCGAACGCCCGCGCCTCAAGCGCGAGTTGGCCATCTACGCCGACCGTCAGGTGTGGCTCTCGATCGTCGTCACGGCGCTCGCGGCCGGCGGCGTCTTCTGCGCGTTCAGCTACCTCTCGCCGCTCCTGACGGACGTGGCGGGTCTGCCCGAGGGCTGGGTCCCCGGCGTCCTCGCCCTGTTCGGGATCGGCGCCCTGGTCGGCACGACGATCGGCGGCCGGGTCGCGGACGCGCACCTCTTCGGCGTCCTGCTGACCGGCATCACCGCCTCGACCGTCTTCCTCGCGGCGCTCGCGGTCCTCGGTCACGTCGCGGTCGCGGCGGTGGCGCTGTCGTTCCTGCTCGGCCTCTCCGCGTTCTACACGGCTCCGGCGCTCAACGCCCGCATGT includes:
- a CDS encoding maleylpyruvate isomerase family mycothiol-dependent enzyme, producing MTTDAVRDDMRDPELPGRLLTAERDVLIPLLRARPDTDFALRTACPGWTVRHVLAHCSAALIRVVESRFEKGVFSPECNDRDIAERSGRSNQEIVDELERGMTEAGAAIAKAGGVLDGVALGEWIHAGDVREAFGEPGAYAGAGLPLALELLVRISRDRGHVALHADVDDLDAPLVLGAAPGDKPPARYIGGAGVLLRLYSGRPVVGARYELAGVAEAELNLFG
- a CDS encoding Cmx/CmrA family chloramphenicol efflux MFS transporter, which translates into the protein MPLAVYILGLSVFALGTSEFMLSGLLPAVADDMDVTIPQAGLLISAFAIGMVVGAPLLAVATLRLPRRTTLIALITVFGLGQIAGALAPSYAVLFASRVVSALACAGFWAVGAAVAIAMVPVNQRARAMAVMIGGLSIANVLGVPAGAFLGDGLGWRAAFWAVGAASAVALVGIVTLVPAIPLPAERPRLKRELAIYADRQVWLSIVVTALAAGGVFCAFSYLSPLLTDVAGLPEGWVPGVLALFGIGALVGTTIGGRVADAHLFGVLLTGITASTVFLAALAVLGHVAVAAVALSFLLGLSAFYTAPALNARMFNVAGAAPTLAGATTTAAFNLGNTGGPWLGGTVIDADLGYPATAWAGAAMTVVALAATAVALRLHRRTGSKIVTGSAAAPQAAPSAAAAPRP